The Anastrepha obliqua isolate idAnaObli1 chromosome 5, idAnaObli1_1.0, whole genome shotgun sequence DNA window ccaattttgcaggtaatctgctatatgtgaacgggtagattaattttgtggatttattggtaattagtgcatgtaaagaaaaacgtcaaaataaaaactaaagaaaatggacgctggcaaagaaaacaggtttgtagacataatcttaataaaatatttgaatttttgaatattattaattatgcactcaaattataaaaaaaagtatgtgttttttttggtctgttgttgcttattacaaaatttaattacgaATTccgcatgcgtattgctgccacaattttttatagttttgtaatTTGTCAGTAGACGTCgattacggatttcctccaactgtttattactagCAGTCAATTAATTTATCTATTCCTTTTccttgtgtttttttatatcgttaataataattaaacaaatcatCGTCTGGCATGTCAGATTTCTTGTTTCATCAATCAACAATTTGCGATCGTACGTTTAGTGAAAGTGACAGTACGTTGTCATCATTGTTCTTCTGTTgtgtttcaatatcatttaatattaaaaaaattaaattctactaAGTATAATCGATTGTTTTGGCATCGAACTGGGTAAATGCTAGTTGTCAACAAAGTCTTGTCTAGAAATTGGTGAAGATGACGACATTTTATAAATTGGATATAAATCGGACTGAATGGGAGATTCCAGATATATACCAGCAGCTTCAAGCTGTTGGCTCCGGGGCCTATGGACAAGTATGCAAGGCAATTGTCCGAAATACTGGTATGAAGGtggctataaaaaaattggcaCGACCCTTTCAGTCGGCTGTTCATGCAAAAAGAACGTATCGTGAATTACGATTACTTAAACATATGGAACATGAAAATGTAATTGGCTTGTTAGATGTTTTTCATCCAGGCCAACCAGCAGATTCTTTGGAGAATTTTCAACAGGTCTATTTGGTGACGCACTTAATGGACGCTGATCTCAACAATATTATTCGAACACAAAAACTTTCTGATGACCATGTTCAATTTTTGGTTTACCAAATTTTGCGTGgcctaaaatacatacatagtgcCGGCATTATACATCGCGATTTAAAGCCTTCAAATATTGCTGTGAATGAAGATTGTGAGTTGAGAATACTTGACTTTGGTTTGGCAAGACCCGCGGAAAGCGAAATGACTGGTTACGTGGCTACTCGATGGTATCGAGCCCCAGAAATAATGCTCAACTGGATGCATTACAATCAGACAGTAGATATTTGGTCTGTTGGTTGTATTATGGCTGAACTTCTAACCGGGCGTACATTGTTTCCTGGAACCGATCACATACATCAACTTAATCTAATTATGGAAATACTCGGCACTCCCCCTGAAGACTTTATGCAAAAAATATCATCAGAAAGTGCTCGGACTTATATAAGAGCCTTACCAAAATTAACACGAAGAAACTTTCGAGATGTTTTTCGATTTGCTAATCCTTCAGCTATAGATTTGCTTGAAAAGATGTTAGAACTGGATGCAGAAAAACGTATTACGGCGGAGCAAGCTTTGGCCCACCCATATATGGAGAAGTATCATGACCCAAGTGACGAGCAAACATCACCACTATATGATCAAAGTTTTGAAGATATGGATTTGCCTGTTGAGAAGTGGAAAGAGCTTGTGTTCACAGAAGTTTTAAGCTTTAAGCCACCGCCAGCTTACGCAACGGtcttacaaaaatgcaaataaaaaacttaaaaagtaagacgtaattttattaatatgtaCTTAATCAATTgactaagtttaaaaaattagaatcaACACAATAAATGCCTTAGATAAAACCagatataaaaatgaatacatTCTTGAGTTTAACTCGTTTTCTTATCTATTGAAAAGGTTACTGTACTAAATATGTAAACATAAGTGTATGCTCTAATCGCTTCTGTAGATGTAGAACGTTCGCtttctatgtacatataagagCTTTTTAAGACCAGACCGTGAAAGCTTAATGTTTgctaaattaaaattgtttcattGTGTTTGTAATGCTCGAttatttttagtgcatttcttaaatatatatctgTAAATTGACAGTACATAATTCATGCACatactatatttttaatttttattatcattgcACGGGTGGGACTAGACAGTTCTTGCAGTTCGTGAACCtttctaattaaaataataaattggaaGAATTTTCCAACTAAATTAACtgcaaaaagttttaaattatataagatCAGCATGTCCAAAtagtgtacaccacatattggcaacttttggctatttatttgtttttaaaactacagttcatactacaacaaaaaccgaactttgaattttcatcaaaatttcaaaccttttaaacAGAATTTCTGAGTATGTAGCTTtgtagtccattaaattttgttgaagcAAAGTGTAAGTTTAAGCAGCTCAAAAATTACGttgagttttgacaatttttcttgcTGACGGTGTTCAgtgttttctccatataaaaataataattaaaattaaaaaataaatagtcaaaacttgtcaatgtgTGGTGTACACTTTTTTTGGACGCAAACTGTAGATATCGGTTGAATAgaataagaaaagaaagaaaatcctaaagtaaatatgtaaaatttaattgttataaatatacataaatatgcacatGTTGGACATCTGAATTATATATGGGTAATCCGTTTATCGCAGATGCAAAATTTAGACGCAAGTaaagtttcataataataatgCGTGCATAGCCACTTTTGCTTCGTTTATAAGAATTCAAAGTAGGTATATTTAATTAGTCAGGAAGGAGATTTAAAGTGTTATCTCGGCCCAGGCACTTTAGATTATGATACACAAATTGAAGttttaattgtgaaaaatttattatgtcATACCTTTATATTTCGTAATGCGttagattaataaaataaaggaaaataaactCTGGATAATTCATTCtgaaggggttatataccttgtgagcgcgaaaaatggacgattgtcatactttttttttaatatgttttagaacttttattcaaatgaggcatatatcataactctcgaagaatacattttggtgtttttattttaaaaaatattattatttattgttgatatcgctccTCCCTCGAAACGtggttttttagaagaggcttgcagtgatcacggtagcgcatgagcagctcaactgaaatcaaaaaaattaaatgattattgtggaaaaatgttttttagtgaatttgaacggtttatttacccaaaaaaatattttctcgatatgaaaaccgctttgcactaaaaaaacgatttttgaggggttgaaaaattaaaaaaaaaaaaattaattccagcgaactataaaaaagtttaagatgatgtacttttagaaaatgccataaaaaaatttcggttttttagtccaacacaaggtacatatgtatataaccccttaaagcaaTTCGTCTGGAACGAATTTTGAGATGAAACCAAGGCTAACAGAAAGTTACGACAAGCGGTGACGCTACTGAACCAACATCGTCATACTGTAGGCGAACTTCAAcgttttcataaacaaaaaacgttatatttttatatttacgcTTTCTTTTGAAGCCATTACTATTAACTCTATTTAGATATCTAATTTAGATTACACTCGTTCGCTCAGCAAAAGTTAATCTTTGCAAATCTCAGGAAATGTATGTTTGATCCTAATAGTATATCGTGTTCGAGCTGTAATAATTGTAACAGTGCTACTTTTTATCAGCATTCcgttcgtttccacgacagtcggttctacgttaccgaaatgacccggatttatatccggccaaggactgtcacttcagcagcattccccgtatgtaagtatggggaatgtttatgctgttacaacaacaacatcagcatTCCGTTCTGTCCCATAATTTCTGCAACAATTAATAATTCCTCCGGCATCACTAGCAGAATTGAAATAGTAGAGTTAaagtaagtttttatttaataaatactactttgaagattaatattgtttatttattgtgtcagcgcaaaattaaattcaaattgtcCATAATTTTTAGCAGCATGTTCCGTGCGAAATAATAATACAGCAGCTAACCAGTGAGTATCTGCAGACAggccatattttattttgatagtAACAGCTCTTTCCTGCAGGAAATCTTGACAAACTTTCTGCGAAACCATTTGAAGTAGCCACATGAACGTAATCGTATTTTATAAACGATGGTAATGTTCGCTCTTTGATATTTCGTAACTGTTAGAATTTTTGAAAGGAACCCTGTATACGTTTACAAATTATTATACATGACATGCGTTATTAAAGTTGCTGCatataaacattttcatttaaaatgaataattattttaaatatttattaaattaattaatcattTTTAAATCGGAAAGTACAAGGTATTACTAATTGCTTACAACTGCATTACCAGTTTATGACTTTTggtaattaatatttagtaaCAAATTTATGAGATTTGTAACAACTTAGATGTCAGTTCAGACAAACTTTATtactactattattattttaacagattttgccaattttaatttcttaaatttttaatccATGTCATTTCTCGTTGATATTATTTTAAACTGTTTTCTGAGGAAAAGTGGAAAGTATATTGCAAAATCTAGTTCCTTCCATAGCTCTCTTACAGTTTTCGTGCTGAGGACTACACACTTCATACTATATTCCCCTAATTTTGTCTCTTATGATCATTTGCAAACTTCAGCATCATGACAAATCTGTAAAATTTACATTCACTCCGTTTCGAGTGAGCTTTTTATGTGTAGTAGTTTTCTCCTTCCGTACTTTATAACAATCGTAAATTAACTGTATCTTCAAAGGGTTCTAGTAAATTGGAGTGCTGAGGACTGCATACTTCATACTATATTCCCCTAATTTTATCTCTTATGATCATTTGCACACCTCAGCATCATGACAAATCTGTAAAATTTACATTCACTCCGTTTCGAGTGAGCTTTTTATGTGTAGGAGTTTTCTCCTTCCGTACTTTATAACAATCGTAAATTAACTGTATCTTCAAAGGGTTTTAGTAAATTGGAGCTCGAAAAGAtctacttaaatataatatttgaattcaGTTAGAGCTTTCAGAAACGTGGTAGGcgttgaaaatttcttttcaatacATACATGTTCATTTTCAGGTCGCGATTATTTTTCAGCCGACAAGAACTGACTCCCAAACCGACAATTTCTTTGCATACGCCGAACTACAAAATGTTAGCAGTGTATTTTGATGCTAATCAGCATTAAAgctagtgttttaaaaattacaattttcgaAAGTTGTGTTTATTATATTGGGAGTATTCATATAATATCTGTGTATCAGGGCACATGAacaatataaactttttattgtaatatgtaATTCTAAACATAACTTGGCAAAATACTTATCGCCGAATTATCCATAGTTCAGTTGGTATGAATGCTGCTTTAATTGTCGGCAATAAAATAGGCTATTTTCTTGAAAAGAAACATTGTATCTGTATTATACGTGTATTATGTATTAAATTCGATCTAACATGATTTCTTTGCATTCCTGCACTTAATAAATGTTTACTTTTTGCGCTATTTTTATTCCTACTCAAACGTGAATACAAACAAAGCAGTTCATATGAACAAGAACTATATAAATGCTAAATTATAACAGAAGGTCTTCTAAATAACGTTCAAAGTCAGTTTCACGGGAAGTTTGTTCTATTTCTGCGTCAGGTTTCCGTTCCCATATATTATCCTGGTTTTCTTGAGTTTCATTTGGAGCAGATTCTGGTACCGCGTCTACTACTACATCTTCAGTCACATGTGGATGcttctcatttattttattttcgagtTTTCGATTAACAGACTTTTTTAAGCGCTTAATTTCTCGTTTTCGAGAAGTGTAGTTTAATTGCTCTGAATGAGTAGGACATAAACGAAGTTTGACCAACGCATTTTTGCGCTCTCCTTGTTCTCGATAGGAAAAATTCACCTCCCAGCTGCGCAAGTTATCTCTTTGTTCACATTTACTACTTCCACACTGAAATTGACCTTTTCCTGTTACGACTTCGTCCTTAGTACGCCAGCGCAGAGCAACCTTGTTATCTTTGTGACGAGTTAAGTCTGCTATGCAATATTCCTTGAAAGTAAGAGGGTCATATattagacatacatatatttactaaTATTGGCAGAGCTGTgggttcataaaaaaaacttattaatattgatatttttgcggTCGGTAATCGACGctttagaattttattttagattttgaACATTACCTTAAATAATTTGTCATAGTAACGTTTAGCCAAGCGTACTTCCCATGAATCTTCTTCCGTTTTATCATTTTCGTCCCATAAGAATcgatgtttttcttttataatatcGATGTCATGATAGTGCTTATCCCTTCCAGACGATTTACCACAGAgaataaaattttggaaaatgtaaTCATGTCGCTCTTGATAGCTTAACGATTTCATTGAATGGGTGTTCATACGATGGGTAATTATTTAGTTTACGGCTCAAGtgacaaaatttgtttgaaaatagtcGATATGGACAGAGATTATTTTAACTGCTCAAAGgttattaagaaaaacaattctGTAAAActtgtattcttttttttcagtatttaccGATTTGTCGGTTTCGCGttatttatttcactattttaaCAACTCAAAtgtaaacacaaaaaacaaactttgaCAAATAATGTCTGGCATTGCCACTTATTGCACTTTTCTTTACCGGTTTTATAAAGTGTCTGGACATTCTATAATATTTAGATCATGGACTTTTAGGGTGTAAACATTTTCACTATACCTATATTAAAATGTtgctttatacagggtggctgatgaattttgctacattaagaaactcaaataactttttttttagtgtatggaattcatttattttttttcaagtcgaaagtcattaaattttattaaaagtagcttaactagttttaaaaataattgaatttaaatgccccccatgctcgtggacacaagtgcggcatcttagtaaaaagttgttcattgctgctttgagagttgcgacaggaatagccgcaattgttgcccgaatggattgttttagttcatccaaatttgttggctttgttttataaacttcttgtttacataaaccccacaagaaaaagtcaggtgcagtaaggtcaggcgacctggggggccaacaaaattcggagtttcttgaaatcagtttattgggaaattttcgtcgcaactctgtcataacagtctgggctatgtgagacgttgcctcatcttgttgaaaccacacagagttgaaaggaattctctttcggtgtagttctggatagaaaaattctttcagcattttcaaataacggtctccagtaaccgtaacggtgcgaccattttcttcaaaaaaataaggcccgacaatacagcgtgaagaaaccgcacaccacactgtcacgcgaagaggatgcaattccgtctcgtggagtatctgtgggttagaagtactccatattcgacaattttgtttgttcacattgccgtttaaatcgaaatgggcctcatcagacatgaaaaggcagtttaacatgttttggtcttcttccaccatttgcaggatcttctggcaaaattccaagcgaaccggcaagtctgctgcattcagtttgttaaccatttgaattttgtagggaaataagtctaaatctttgtgcattattgtttgcaaagactgtcggctgacaccaagttgagcagataagcttcttgttgaaacccttggattgctttgtatagctgcagctacagcagcgatcgtttcctccgtccgaactggtgggtttcgatgataaggccttcttgcgactgttccttgctcagcaaaattattcaccagtctcattatggtccatctgctcgggggatcgccgccaaacatccgcctgtactctctctgtaccaaaactacggactccagtgcgtgatagcggcggactatccaaattcttgtttgagtgtcccagttatccattttaataaattttaaagatcaatctgcaaaaaaaacaaaaatggaacagataacttaaaaagaaaaaaagttattccatttttttttggtagcggctttcatctgccaccctgtataagaaacaagaaaaaaggggtgaaattacatgtttgtgagaATTCATTGAATAGCGCAAACTTGTCATCCTGTAATTtgcttaataactatcgtaatttcttTGATTCAAATTGAGCCAATATCTCCAGGTGAACTATGTTGTCTTTCCCCTGTCCAGTATTGCATTGTATACGATACACCACATCATTGAATCTTTAAATCAACTTGTATTTCTTTCTTTGCGGATTATAAAGAAGTACTTAATTAACTTCACTGAATACTTCGGAGTTCACATTACGGTCAAATTGATCTCTCATCTCGTTACTCATTACTGGGTATGTTGCCCCTTATGGGGGTGTACTTCATCCGTATCCCCCTGCAGTGTTTCCCAATGACTACGATCGTCCATTGAAGGAGCAGCATCTCCACCGAATGTTAGTAGTTTAATGCACTGCTGAGCGAAAGTCCAACAAGAACATTTGGATGTGTTTGTGCCAATTTCGTTGGCACTCTCCACCTACCTTTTGCAAGTGTTCCTTCCTTCCTGTTCCTCAGCAGTTCTATTAGCCACACTTGACCTGTCCCACAGCTTCCTTCCACATTAGCTCATATGCCGGCTTCCGATTTTGACGGAATCCATTGACGGTGACTTAGAGTTACCTTTCTGGATTGTACACTGTGCTCATACCCGGTGCTCACAGTTCTCTATGTATTCTGACACAATAAAAACTTGTTATCAAAATCCAATGTAAATGcgtccaatttttactttatccATGATTTCAGCCATTAAAAATATGTGAAGTACAGACATAGCTCCAATAACTACCTCCCAAACTGGATTTCCGAAAATTGTCGCTTTCCCCTATGTAGCTGTCTGAAGTTTGTAACCATTGGTTCCAAATTACCGTTTACCAAGTTCAACTGGATAATTGAGTTCACTATCCTGCAAGGTCTCATTTGTCCTTTGGAAGCTTTTCGTCAGTTCCATTTGGAATATTTTCTGTCTAAGGTCACTCCCGTAACGTCTGTGTATGTACATCATCTTTATCTAATCTTACTGAAGAcagctgaatttttttaaataaaatattgtaattcttTAAAGTAATGAAAAACACACACAACCTTTATCACCCATCGTGCAAGAATATACGACTTTAAATGATGTTGTCATTTTATGGTTCTATGATTTACCTCACAAGGAGTAAAAAAGGtttgcatattttcatttttattgcaaCCGTGGCCATCAGCTATCATTGAAACGTGCAAGTTTCTGCAAATTTCCCATTCGTAAAAATTTGCAAGCATCTCCCTTTGGGAGAGAACACTTAAAATTCTTAAGCATTTCGTTGTTGGATAAGACTTACTGGGCTTTTACACGAACAAACCGCGGCACTTcgtttcattagtttgtttagtttaaatgtcCCATATCACAATATAACCAAGCCACAAAATCAGGTTTGAGAATAAAAAGATAATCATTACGTAAATGTTCAAACAATTGGTTTTATTTCCCCAAAGGATactaacatattttatttacatatgtaactaACTGTGAACACCTCTAGTACCAAATCAAATTCCTTACTTCTACCGAATAAAGGTGACACGACACAACTTGTTTGTCGAACGGTCTTTTAAAAAGTTGCATAGTGAATTGTCATCATAAGATAgttgtcttttttattttgaacactttttcctTGTGTGgaaaagcaaaggaaaaaaaCAGTGCAAGAATGAATTAGAAGGTGGGCTGCATACTCGAGAAGTTAGAGAAATTCTTTATTTCAATAGTGATTTCGGTGCGTGTGCTAGGCCATAAATacgtaaataattataattatttccccgagcttatttaataaaaaagttgaagtaATTTTGACTCACTTGTCTCGCGATCGCgtattttaatttcctttaaagCTTTGGGAGTTTTCGGGTACCTACAGCACTTTAGACATAGCATCTCGAAGAAAGTCTAAGCCGCAGTGTATGTCATAGCTAACtagaagcaaataaaatattattttgcagTGGAAACATTGtgcttttatcaaaaattagagTCGATTCAAGGTGAACGAGTTTTCATTGTATTAAAGTAacattatttacatacacaaaAGTCGTTAAATTTTCTCAATTATTTACAATGAATTTATAAAACTTGCATTTTCCGAATGCAGGAAAGGTTTACATGCAGAAATTTatgatataaaattaacttgaatAGAATTTTTCACTCATACATGTTTCTAAAGTCCCCGCAACGACTTTTTCGGCTGCAAATATAGATTAGTGCTATACTTTTTTGCCTTTACTGATGGCAAATCTGCAAACATTTAAAGTTAACACAATATTATTGTCAGTCAGCTCCAAtgaattgttattattgtttaaaattggaaagtgatgaTATAGATAATTTGAGCATACATGTGTAATAATAAGTGAAGTAACGTGTTGTCTAGAAACCCTTCCTTAAAATCTTCaccaaatttcattaaataaatcattgtACTTTGTCTCAAGTTGTTCATGCGGCATTACACAAAGTCAACCCAAATCATATTGTCCGACCTTTTTGCTGTTCTCAGTAAAGGAGATGTATAGGTTTTGTTACAGTATCACCAGACTCCTTCAAAACGTTTAGCACAACCAATTGCTGCAATACATCATAATCTATCGTACATCTCGTCCAGACAGAGTGGTTGTAGTTATCAGAATTAGTATAAGCAAAGCAGGCCATCTCTCACGTTAAGACGCCGCACCTTCCAGACTTACCAAAAGGCATTTTTGAGGTGAAGTATAGAAGTAGTTAAGGTAAAGAAGTATTTAAGACAAGCCCTAGAATATGCAATTAAAGCACAATCAGAAACTACATTTAATACACATTTTGTGCGGCCTTTAAtacttctatttattttattttcggccgccgtagccgaatgggtaggtTGGTGATTACCATCCAGGTGGACCGCTTCGAGACCCCGGACACAAGAAACAccaattgttattgttgttgtagcagcataaacattccccatacttatatacggtgaatgctgctggagtgacagtccttggccggatataaatccgggtcgtttcggaaACGCAATTGTTAATTGCGGTCGCTGCACGGCGGGAAA harbors:
- the LOC129248462 gene encoding mitogen-activated protein kinase p38b, which encodes MTTFYKLDINRTEWEIPDIYQQLQAVGSGAYGQVCKAIVRNTGMKVAIKKLARPFQSAVHAKRTYRELRLLKHMEHENVIGLLDVFHPGQPADSLENFQQVYLVTHLMDADLNNIIRTQKLSDDHVQFLVYQILRGLKYIHSAGIIHRDLKPSNIAVNEDCELRILDFGLARPAESEMTGYVATRWYRAPEIMLNWMHYNQTVDIWSVGCIMAELLTGRTLFPGTDHIHQLNLIMEILGTPPEDFMQKISSESARTYIRALPKLTRRNFRDVFRFANPSAIDLLEKMLELDAEKRITAEQALAHPYMEKYHDPSDEQTSPLYDQSFEDMDLPVEKWKELVFTEVLSFKPPPAYATVLQKCK
- the LOC129248581 gene encoding protein FRA10AC1 homolog — protein: MNTHSMKSLSYQERHDYIFQNFILCGKSSGRDKHYHDIDIIKEKHRFLWDENDKTEEDSWEVRLAKRYYDKLFKEYCIADLTRHKDNKVALRWRTKDEVVTGKGQFQCGSSKCEQRDNLRSWEVNFSYREQGERKNALVKLRLCPTHSEQLNYTSRKREIKRLKKSVNRKLENKINEKHPHVTEDVVVDAVPESAPNETQENQDNIWERKPDAEIEQTSRETDFERYLEDLLL